One genomic segment of Paraburkholderia hospita includes these proteins:
- a CDS encoding MipA/OmpV family protein, with protein MAKSSSFIAARRAATLAAAMTLTLHTAGAWADEAPPSSSSPSSSSSTSSTSQQSDATAKPASKWKIGIGPGVVITPLYPGSRELRVFPYPALDISYDDRVFSQGPDVLGLNVLRSEDYHVGAALSFDFQSRQEKDDPHLHGLGNVDGGPKLKLFADYTVWMFTGSVAMYQDIAGHGQGKTVVTDLYASLPVGGWLFSMGPGFTWADAEYTRTFFGVSSQQSAASGLPAYNTGAGIRDVHLNGYVSYDISKHWAASIAVTLGRLQHYAAASPITERRSELNTLASVNYRF; from the coding sequence ATGGCGAAGTCGAGTTCCTTCATCGCGGCAAGACGCGCCGCTACGCTGGCGGCGGCAATGACGTTGACGCTCCACACAGCGGGAGCATGGGCTGACGAGGCGCCGCCTTCCTCTTCGTCCCCGTCGTCCTCTTCGTCAACTTCGTCAACTTCGCAGCAAAGCGACGCGACAGCAAAGCCCGCCAGCAAATGGAAGATCGGCATCGGGCCGGGTGTCGTCATCACGCCGCTGTACCCCGGCTCGCGTGAACTGCGTGTGTTTCCCTATCCCGCGCTCGACATCTCTTACGACGATCGCGTGTTTTCGCAAGGTCCCGACGTGCTGGGGCTGAACGTGCTGCGCAGCGAGGACTATCACGTCGGTGCAGCGCTGAGCTTCGATTTCCAGTCGCGCCAGGAAAAGGACGATCCGCATCTGCACGGGCTGGGTAACGTCGACGGCGGTCCGAAACTGAAGCTCTTCGCTGACTACACGGTGTGGATGTTCACCGGGTCCGTGGCGATGTATCAGGACATCGCCGGGCATGGTCAGGGCAAGACCGTGGTCACCGACCTTTACGCGTCGCTGCCTGTTGGAGGCTGGCTGTTTTCGATGGGTCCCGGCTTTACCTGGGCGGATGCGGAGTACACGCGAACGTTCTTTGGTGTGTCGAGCCAGCAGAGCGCAGCGTCGGGACTACCTGCGTACAACACGGGCGCAGGCATTCGTGACGTGCATCTGAACGGCTACGTCAGCTACGACATTTCGAAGCACTGGGCCGCCTCAATTGCGGTGACGCTTGGACGTTTGCAGCACTACGCCGCCGCGAGCCCGATCACCGAGCGTCGAAGCGAACTCAATACGCTTGCATCGGTGAATTACCGGTTTTGA
- a CDS encoding LysR family transcriptional regulator: MDRLQAMNTFVTVVETEGFASAARKLNVSPSVISRVMNELEEHLGVRLLTRTTRVVRMTDAGATFFEDCRRILSEIEVAELSAAGANTTPRGQLTVTAPVLFGKMYVTPIAHDYLTRYPAVNLNCWFLDRIVNLVDEGADVAIRIGDLPSSSLQAIAVGKVRRMLCASPAYLDAHGVPQHPDDLASHVTIQATGLTSAPEWRFRVDNKPLTVPIQPRLVTTTNDSAISAALAGLGIVRLLSYQIAQELADGTLRAVLADYELATLPVHVVHREGKHANQKVRAFLDLAIETLRAKASLWHA; this comes from the coding sequence ATGGACAGGCTCCAGGCAATGAACACCTTCGTGACCGTGGTCGAGACGGAAGGCTTCGCGTCCGCGGCGCGCAAGCTCAACGTGTCGCCGTCGGTCATCAGCCGGGTGATGAACGAGCTCGAAGAACACCTTGGCGTGCGGCTGTTGACCCGCACGACGCGCGTCGTGCGAATGACGGATGCAGGCGCCACGTTCTTCGAGGATTGTCGCCGCATCCTCTCGGAAATCGAGGTGGCCGAGCTTTCCGCTGCCGGTGCGAACACCACGCCGCGCGGCCAGTTGACCGTGACGGCACCTGTCCTGTTCGGAAAGATGTATGTGACGCCCATCGCTCACGACTATCTGACGCGCTATCCGGCCGTCAATCTGAATTGCTGGTTTCTGGATCGCATCGTGAATCTCGTCGACGAAGGGGCGGATGTCGCGATCCGCATCGGCGATCTGCCGAGTTCATCGTTGCAGGCGATTGCTGTTGGCAAGGTGCGCCGCATGCTGTGCGCTTCGCCCGCTTATCTGGACGCGCACGGCGTGCCGCAGCATCCCGACGATCTCGCGTCTCACGTGACCATCCAGGCGACAGGCCTCACGTCCGCGCCCGAATGGCGCTTCCGCGTGGACAACAAGCCGCTGACGGTGCCAATCCAGCCGCGTCTCGTGACCACCACGAATGATTCGGCGATCTCGGCGGCATTGGCGGGGCTAGGCATCGTGCGTCTGTTGTCGTATCAGATCGCGCAGGAACTGGCGGACGGTACGCTGCGCGCCGTGTTGGCCGATTACGAGCTAGCTACCTTGCCCGTACATGTCGTCCATCGCGAAGGCAAGCATGCGAATCAGAAAGTGCGCGCATTTCTCGACCTCGCAATCGAAACGCTCAGGGCGAAGGCTTCGCTCTGGCATGCGTAG
- a CDS encoding amidase, translating into MRTIRDSGKALAAKKLSAGELLDTSLAAIDADLARGGSTYTHIDRVAAREAAASSDAFRERGYVPSALAGVPVSVKDLFDIKGQVTTAGSRILRDATPAVRDAAAVARLREAGAVFVGRTNMSEFAFSGLGLNPHYGTLLNPAHPKRLAGGSSSGAAVSVALGHVAAALGTDTGGSVRIPAAFCGLVGFKPTARRVPLDGIVPLSASFDSIGPIARSVDCCALIDSIVSGQALDTAPRPLAGLRLGVTSDYVADDLDETVSTAFNRAIGMLRRAGASVERFAFPELHEVAGRYPLAGITAAQAWAWHREHVARDADTYDPRVLKRLRAGEGRSAADYIDLLAARERFVRDTRARLARFDAWLMPTVAIVPPAIASVESDDDAFSSTNAKVLRNPAVVNFMDGCALTLPCHRQGELPVGLSLCGPALADASILAIARSIEALLRHSETVVPA; encoded by the coding sequence ATGCGCACCATTCGTGATTCCGGCAAGGCGCTCGCGGCTAAAAAGCTGTCGGCAGGCGAACTGCTCGACACGAGCCTTGCGGCTATCGACGCCGACCTCGCACGAGGCGGATCGACCTACACGCATATCGACCGGGTGGCGGCACGCGAAGCGGCCGCCAGCAGCGACGCGTTTCGCGAGCGCGGCTACGTGCCTTCCGCATTGGCAGGCGTCCCCGTTTCGGTAAAAGACCTGTTCGACATCAAAGGACAGGTGACGACAGCGGGCTCGCGGATACTGCGCGACGCGACGCCTGCCGTGCGCGACGCCGCCGCCGTCGCGCGTTTGCGCGAGGCGGGCGCGGTGTTCGTGGGCCGCACCAACATGAGCGAGTTTGCGTTCTCCGGCCTCGGGCTGAACCCGCACTACGGAACGCTGCTGAATCCTGCTCACCCAAAGCGTCTTGCGGGCGGCTCCAGTTCAGGCGCGGCAGTGTCCGTCGCGCTCGGCCATGTCGCCGCCGCGCTCGGCACCGACACGGGCGGCTCGGTCCGCATTCCCGCCGCGTTCTGCGGACTGGTCGGCTTCAAGCCGACCGCGCGGCGCGTGCCGCTCGACGGCATCGTGCCGCTGTCGGCGTCGTTCGATTCGATCGGGCCGATTGCGCGCAGCGTCGACTGTTGCGCGTTGATCGACAGCATTGTCTCCGGACAGGCGCTCGACACGGCGCCGCGCCCGCTCGCAGGACTTCGGCTCGGTGTCACGTCCGACTACGTGGCTGACGATCTCGACGAGACCGTCAGCACCGCGTTCAATCGCGCGATCGGCATGTTGCGGCGCGCGGGCGCGTCCGTGGAGCGCTTTGCGTTTCCCGAGTTGCATGAGGTCGCGGGCCGCTATCCGCTTGCGGGCATCACGGCGGCGCAGGCGTGGGCGTGGCATCGCGAGCACGTCGCCCGCGACGCGGATACGTATGACCCGCGCGTGCTCAAACGTCTGCGCGCCGGAGAAGGGCGCAGCGCCGCCGACTATATCGACCTGCTCGCCGCGCGCGAGCGCTTCGTGCGCGATACGCGGGCGCGTCTTGCGAGATTCGATGCGTGGCTGATGCCGACTGTCGCCATCGTTCCGCCTGCCATTGCGAGTGTGGAAAGCGACGACGATGCATTCTCGTCGACGAATGCGAAGGTGCTGCGCAATCCCGCTGTCGTGAACTTCATGGACGGCTGCGCGCTGACGCTGCCTTGCCACCGGCAAGGCGAACTACCCGTCGGCCTGTCGCTCTGCGGGCCTGCGCTCGCCGATGCATCGATTCTCGCGATAGCGCGCAGCATTGAAGCGTTACTCAGGCATAGCGAGACTGTCGTGCCCGCATAA
- a CDS encoding 2Fe-2S iron-sulfur cluster-binding protein translates to MSTVSTDKGSPWHAGELALQEKVGVAAKMQELGRRVVRDYMPDQHRTFYRQLPFIVAGAVADDGDVWATLVAGQPGFMQSPTEKILHMHVAADPQDPASGGIHEGAAIGLLGIELDTRRRNRLNGLLRGATSQGFDVEVIQSFGNCPQYIQARDFEFIRDPGMFSDIAPTEFDGLTGHARAMIEAADTLFVASYVGEGEQRQVDVSHRGGKAGFVRIGDDGRLTIPDFAGNLFFATLGNFLVNPRAGLIFADFETGDVLQLTGDATVDLDSPEIAAFQGAERLWHFTPRRIVYRKGALPLRWKFRANGWSPNSLMTGSWDEVTSRLKAAELANAWRPFKVTNVVDESSVIRSFHLEPVDGAGLIPHIAGQHLPVRVMLPGHDKPVIRTYTLSTAPADGLYRISVKREGLVSSHLHDTLHIGSIIEARAPAGQFTIDAAERRPSVLLAAGVGITPMLAMLRHIVYEGLRTRRVRPTWFFHSARSLKERAFSREIETLAVSAKGAVNVVRALSHTDGAREGKDFDVEGRIDVALLCDTLPFNDYDFYLCGPSAFMQSMYDGLRNLNVADKRIHAEAFGPSGLQRRKDAAAVTGPARVAAEQPVPIAFVKSGKEARWNPDSGTLLELAEARGLNPEFGCRGGSCGTCRTRIVEGAVAYTITPEFTVPDNEALICCAVPANAETGGGDRLLLDL, encoded by the coding sequence ATGAGCACGGTATCGACGGATAAAGGGTCGCCCTGGCATGCAGGCGAACTGGCGCTGCAAGAGAAAGTCGGTGTGGCGGCGAAGATGCAGGAACTCGGCCGCCGGGTGGTTCGCGACTACATGCCCGATCAGCACCGCACTTTCTACAGACAATTGCCGTTCATCGTGGCCGGCGCAGTGGCTGACGACGGTGACGTATGGGCAACACTCGTTGCCGGTCAGCCGGGCTTCATGCAGTCGCCGACCGAGAAGATTCTGCACATGCACGTTGCCGCCGACCCGCAAGATCCCGCATCCGGCGGCATTCACGAAGGCGCGGCAATCGGTCTGCTCGGGATCGAGCTGGACACGCGCCGCCGCAATCGCTTGAACGGTCTGTTGCGTGGTGCGACGTCGCAAGGTTTCGACGTCGAGGTCATACAGAGCTTCGGCAATTGCCCGCAATATATCCAGGCTCGTGATTTCGAATTCATCCGCGATCCCGGTATGTTTTCCGATATCGCGCCCACGGAGTTCGACGGCCTGACCGGTCACGCCCGCGCGATGATCGAAGCAGCGGACACGCTGTTTGTCGCGTCCTATGTAGGCGAAGGCGAGCAACGCCAGGTCGACGTGTCGCATCGCGGCGGCAAGGCGGGCTTCGTGCGTATCGGTGACGACGGCCGCCTGACCATTCCCGATTTCGCGGGCAACCTCTTCTTTGCTACGCTCGGCAACTTCCTCGTCAATCCGCGCGCGGGGCTCATCTTCGCCGACTTCGAAACGGGCGACGTCCTGCAATTGACGGGCGACGCGACCGTCGATCTCGACTCGCCCGAGATCGCCGCGTTTCAGGGCGCGGAGCGGCTGTGGCATTTCACGCCGCGACGCATCGTCTATCGCAAGGGCGCGCTGCCGCTGCGATGGAAATTTCGGGCCAATGGCTGGTCGCCGAACTCGCTGATGACAGGCAGCTGGGACGAAGTGACAAGCCGCCTGAAGGCCGCCGAACTAGCGAATGCATGGCGGCCGTTCAAGGTGACGAATGTCGTCGATGAAAGCTCGGTGATCCGTTCGTTTCATCTCGAACCTGTGGACGGCGCGGGGCTCATTCCACATATCGCGGGTCAGCATCTGCCTGTCCGCGTCATGCTGCCCGGTCACGATAAGCCTGTGATCCGAACCTATACGCTGTCGACGGCACCCGCCGATGGCCTCTATCGGATCAGCGTAAAACGCGAGGGACTCGTGTCGTCGCATCTTCATGACACGCTGCACATCGGCAGCATCATCGAAGCGCGTGCGCCCGCTGGCCAGTTCACGATCGATGCCGCCGAGCGCCGTCCCTCCGTGCTGCTCGCCGCCGGCGTCGGCATCACGCCGATGCTCGCGATGCTCAGGCACATCGTCTACGAAGGGCTGCGCACGCGGCGCGTACGCCCGACGTGGTTCTTCCATTCGGCGAGATCGCTGAAAGAGCGCGCGTTCAGCCGTGAGATCGAAACGCTCGCGGTATCCGCGAAAGGCGCGGTGAACGTGGTGCGCGCATTGAGTCACACCGACGGTGCACGGGAAGGCAAGGACTTCGACGTGGAAGGCCGGATCGATGTCGCGCTGCTGTGCGACACGCTGCCCTTCAACGACTACGACTTCTATCTTTGCGGACCGTCAGCGTTCATGCAGTCCATGTACGATGGCTTGCGCAATCTCAACGTCGCGGACAAGCGCATTCATGCCGAGGCGTTTGGGCCGTCCGGGCTGCAACGCAGGAAGGATGCTGCAGCCGTCACAGGTCCCGCTCGCGTCGCGGCGGAGCAGCCGGTCCCCATCGCGTTCGTCAAGTCGGGAAAGGAAGCGCGCTGGAATCCGGACAGCGGTACGTTGCTGGAGCTTGCGGAAGCACGCGGACTGAATCCTGAATTCGGTTGCCGCGGCGGCAGTTGCGGCACGTGCCGCACGCGCATCGTGGAGGGCGCGGTGGCGTACACCATTACGCCGGAATTCACCGTGCCGGACAACGAAGCCTTGATCTGTTGCGCCGTGCCCGCCAATGCGGAGACGGGCGGCGGCGACCGTCTGCTGCTCGATCTGTGA
- a CDS encoding glutathione S-transferase family protein: MKLYYHPLSGHSHRARLFLSLLGIEHQSIQVDLAAAEHKSAEFLKLNRFGQVPVLVDGDTTIADSNAILVYIARKFGKTDWLPQTPALEAAVQRWLSVAAGEIAFGPAAARLITVFGAKYNAEELIARAHRILKLIDEELAGREFIAQPHPTVADVALYSYIARAPEGNVDLSFYPNVNAWLRRIEALPGFVEFQKTPVGLAANS; encoded by the coding sequence ATGAAGCTCTACTACCACCCGTTGTCCGGCCACTCGCACCGCGCCCGCCTGTTCCTGTCGCTGCTCGGCATCGAGCATCAATCGATTCAGGTCGATCTCGCCGCTGCCGAGCACAAATCCGCCGAATTTCTGAAGCTCAACCGCTTCGGCCAGGTCCCGGTTCTCGTCGACGGCGACACCACGATCGCCGACTCCAACGCGATTCTGGTGTACATCGCCCGCAAGTTCGGCAAGACCGACTGGCTGCCGCAAACGCCCGCGCTGGAAGCCGCCGTGCAGCGCTGGCTGTCCGTGGCCGCCGGCGAGATCGCCTTCGGCCCGGCCGCCGCGCGACTGATCACCGTGTTCGGCGCAAAATACAACGCCGAAGAGCTGATTGCCCGCGCGCATCGCATCCTCAAGCTGATCGACGAAGAGCTGGCCGGGCGTGAGTTCATCGCGCAACCGCATCCGACGGTCGCCGATGTCGCGCTGTACAGCTACATCGCGCGTGCGCCGGAAGGTAACGTCGACCTGTCGTTCTACCCGAACGTCAACGCGTGGTTGCGCCGCATCGAGGCGCTGCCTGGCTTCGTCGAGTTCCAGAAAACGCCTGTCGGCCTCGCCGCCAACAGCTGA
- a CDS encoding alpha/beta hydrolase: MKTSVRTIFNEGDGHAVLMLHGLSSSPLELRYLARFLSDEGFTTCVPVLNGYTAGSKEQAMEHWLDAATREYDALAARYERVSICGLSIGAALSLSLVHRRPQAQAVALLSLTLAYDGWAIPWYRFLLNWAYYSPLRSRYRYRESAPYGLRNDALRAKIARAMERDDFSEVGPSTISLPALHEASRLAASVRSQVRAIRNDCLIIHAIDDETSSPRNPRFVSSSIGSTFLRTIWLDDSYHMITSDNEREIVARETALFLRESEIASRTGDAGGKPVVSKALARRLRQLAAMGKGRA, from the coding sequence ATGAAAACCTCTGTCCGAACGATCTTCAACGAAGGCGACGGCCATGCCGTGCTGATGTTGCATGGTCTATCCAGCTCGCCGCTGGAATTGCGCTACCTCGCGCGCTTTCTGAGCGACGAAGGCTTTACGACCTGCGTGCCCGTGCTCAATGGCTACACGGCGGGTTCGAAAGAGCAGGCGATGGAGCACTGGCTCGACGCGGCGACACGCGAATACGATGCGCTTGCCGCGCGCTACGAGCGCGTGTCGATCTGCGGCCTTTCGATCGGCGCGGCGCTCTCGCTCTCGCTCGTGCATCGTCGCCCGCAGGCACAGGCCGTCGCGCTGCTGTCGCTTACGCTCGCGTACGACGGCTGGGCGATTCCGTGGTATCGCTTCTTGCTGAACTGGGCGTACTACTCGCCGTTGCGTTCGCGCTACCGCTATCGCGAATCGGCGCCGTACGGGCTGCGCAACGACGCACTGCGGGCCAAGATCGCGCGCGCGATGGAACGCGACGACTTCAGCGAAGTCGGCCCATCGACGATCTCGCTGCCCGCGCTGCACGAAGCCAGCCGGCTCGCGGCGAGCGTGCGCTCGCAAGTGCGCGCGATCCGCAACGACTGCCTGATCATTCACGCAATCGACGATGAAACATCGAGTCCGCGCAATCCACGCTTCGTGTCTTCGTCGATTGGATCGACGTTCTTGCGCACCATCTGGCTCGACGATTCGTATCACATGATTACATCCGACAACGAGCGCGAGATCGTCGCGCGGGAGACCGCGCTGTTCCTGCGCGAAAGCGAAATCGCGAGCCGTACGGGCGATGCGGGCGGAAAGCCCGTGGTGTCGAAGGCGCTTGCCCGCCGGTTGCGGCAACTGGCAGCGATGGGCAAAGGTCGCGCGTGA
- a CDS encoding DUF4118 domain-containing protein — protein MQVQNARRWAPRGARRWLAAIAALCIASGVRLLLHPLLGPAMPGAAFCVAAVLIEYYFGLAPALTMMLAGVCIGDYLFVPPYAMFGFIDRSDVLFVVSYPMVALVFITLVERLRRAQFRAELITSVAQSRYEMLLRHDNDRMLARRAVDETHRLLRHLSQHSKSFVLIQALERMPAWTHGTDAGSTREAGANVLAVALPPAEIAPGPRFDDVEPEDIRRLSNALWPGSHRVRLRAGDATAMHASAGVQGETGDSAAQLVDCVCERFTTHAGDFLVLRVGE, from the coding sequence ATGCAAGTTCAAAACGCCCGTCGCTGGGCGCCTCGCGGGGCACGGCGATGGCTTGCCGCGATTGCCGCGCTCTGTATTGCGAGTGGCGTGCGTCTTCTCCTGCATCCGCTGCTCGGTCCAGCGATGCCGGGCGCTGCGTTCTGCGTTGCAGCCGTGCTGATCGAGTACTACTTCGGCCTTGCGCCCGCGCTGACCATGATGCTGGCCGGCGTGTGCATCGGCGACTATCTGTTCGTGCCGCCTTACGCGATGTTTGGTTTCATCGACCGCTCCGATGTGCTGTTCGTCGTGTCGTACCCGATGGTTGCGCTCGTCTTTATTACATTGGTTGAAAGGTTGAGGCGCGCGCAATTTCGCGCGGAGCTGATTACGTCGGTCGCGCAGTCGCGCTACGAGATGCTGCTGCGTCACGACAACGATCGCATGCTCGCGCGCCGCGCCGTCGATGAAACGCACAGGCTGCTACGTCATCTGTCGCAACACAGCAAGTCGTTTGTGCTGATTCAGGCACTCGAGCGCATGCCCGCGTGGACCCACGGTACTGACGCTGGCAGCACGCGCGAGGCCGGGGCAAATGTTCTTGCCGTTGCGCTGCCACCAGCGGAGATCGCACCAGGCCCTCGCTTCGACGATGTCGAACCCGAGGATATTCGCCGCCTTTCGAACGCGCTGTGGCCCGGCTCGCATCGTGTGCGGCTGCGCGCGGGCGATGCCACCGCGATGCATGCATCGGCGGGTGTTCAAGGCGAGACGGGCGATAGCGCCGCGCAACTTGTCGATTGTGTCTGCGAACGCTTCACGACACACGCGGGCGATTTCCTCGTGCTGCGCGTCGGCGAGTGA
- a CDS encoding branched-chain amino acid ABC transporter substrate-binding protein, with product MTKVRQSVNQTFRSLAGVVALAAIQTSAHAADTTPAVVLIGHAAPLTGQLANMGKDSENAARLAVDEINSQHPVIGGKPVRLQLDSQDDAADPRTGTQVAQKLVDDGVVAVVGDINSGVSIPASRIYSEAQVVQISQGSTNPAYTQQGYKTTFRVVATDALQGPALARYALNSLHAKRIAVIDDSTAYGQGLADEFVKAAKANGGTIVAREATNDKATDFRAILTKIKGLRPDVIMYGGSDATAGPLVKQAANLGMTASVLGGDGACTDKMVSLAGDAIGNLVCSEAGLALSKMPKGQEFDRRYTARYKVPIDAYAPFAYDAVYVIYEAMKRANSTERTKVLAAMPVTQYDGVIGKIAFDMHGDLKDAAITIYQFKDKKKTVMDVIRM from the coding sequence ATGACCAAAGTGAGGCAGTCCGTGAATCAAACTTTTCGCTCATTAGCTGGTGTCGTTGCGCTGGCCGCTATTCAGACATCCGCGCATGCCGCTGATACCACTCCCGCTGTCGTGCTGATCGGCCACGCGGCGCCGCTCACCGGGCAACTCGCGAACATGGGCAAGGACAGCGAAAACGCTGCGCGCCTCGCAGTCGATGAGATCAACAGTCAGCACCCTGTGATCGGCGGCAAGCCGGTACGTCTGCAACTGGACTCGCAGGACGATGCCGCTGATCCACGCACGGGAACCCAGGTCGCGCAAAAACTGGTCGACGATGGCGTGGTGGCCGTAGTCGGCGACATCAACTCAGGCGTGTCGATTCCCGCGTCGCGCATCTATAGCGAAGCGCAAGTCGTGCAGATTTCGCAAGGCTCGACGAATCCTGCTTACACGCAACAGGGCTACAAGACGACGTTTCGCGTCGTGGCGACGGATGCATTGCAGGGACCGGCACTCGCGCGTTACGCGCTCAATTCGCTGCACGCGAAACGGATTGCCGTGATCGACGATTCGACGGCTTATGGACAGGGACTTGCCGACGAGTTCGTGAAAGCGGCGAAGGCGAACGGCGGTACGATCGTCGCGCGCGAAGCGACCAACGACAAGGCCACCGACTTCCGCGCGATCTTGACCAAGATCAAGGGGCTGCGGCCCGACGTCATCATGTATGGCGGTTCCGATGCGACGGCGGGACCGCTGGTGAAGCAGGCGGCGAATCTCGGCATGACGGCGAGCGTGCTCGGCGGCGACGGTGCATGCACGGACAAGATGGTGAGCCTTGCGGGCGACGCGATCGGCAACCTGGTGTGCTCCGAAGCGGGACTCGCGCTCTCGAAGATGCCCAAGGGGCAGGAATTCGATCGTCGTTACACCGCGCGCTACAAGGTGCCCATCGATGCGTACGCGCCGTTTGCGTACGATGCCGTCTACGTCATTTACGAAGCGATGAAGCGCGCCAATTCGACCGAGCGGACCAAAGTTCTGGCTGCGATGCCCGTCACGCAGTATGACGGCGTGATCGGCAAAATCGCATTCGATATGCACGGCGATCTGAAGGACGCGGCCATTACGATTTATCAGTTCAAGGACAAGAAGAAAACGGTAATGGATGTGATTCGAATGTGA
- a CDS encoding helix-turn-helix domain-containing protein, giving the protein MPHSAHNTQLATREHTQYGYVDGAGIEVLHARFEHHRFATHAHDTWAIGAVLRGAKDSMTSARQPSIVNAGEVYAIPPHVAHAGMSIGNHGCEYVMLYVPDAEWQLQCDIHSVSPHAFSQPVKMRRAMAPFVQFAALSMQSSHMSSTWPDEWALLCEAVLGSMNDRDASAQSSSIVADKRLRDVQAYLQAFSGRNVPLDELAREASLSASELCRRFTAAFGLSPHRYQLVLRLKTAKHLLLDGVTPSAAAAATGFADQSHLGRHFKAVFGVTPGAVARRNSARTF; this is encoded by the coding sequence ATGCCCCATTCCGCACACAACACGCAGCTCGCAACGAGAGAGCATACGCAGTATGGCTATGTCGACGGCGCGGGTATCGAAGTGCTTCATGCCCGCTTCGAGCACCATCGGTTTGCTACGCATGCGCACGACACGTGGGCTATCGGCGCGGTGCTACGCGGCGCAAAGGACTCGATGACCAGCGCGCGGCAACCGTCGATCGTCAATGCCGGCGAGGTGTACGCGATCCCACCGCACGTCGCGCATGCGGGCATGTCCATCGGCAATCATGGATGCGAATACGTGATGCTCTATGTGCCCGATGCCGAATGGCAATTGCAGTGCGATATTCACAGTGTTTCGCCGCACGCGTTTTCGCAGCCCGTGAAGATGCGCCGTGCGATGGCTCCGTTCGTGCAGTTCGCTGCGCTGTCGATGCAAAGCTCGCACATGTCATCGACATGGCCCGATGAATGGGCGCTGTTGTGCGAAGCGGTGCTGGGTTCGATGAACGATCGCGATGCGTCTGCACAGTCGTCTTCGATAGTCGCCGACAAACGTCTGCGCGACGTGCAGGCCTACTTGCAGGCATTTTCCGGCCGTAACGTGCCGCTCGACGAACTGGCGCGCGAGGCGTCGCTATCGGCGTCAGAGTTGTGCCGTCGCTTTACTGCTGCGTTTGGGTTGAGTCCACATCGTTACCAGCTCGTGCTGCGCCTGAAGACCGCAAAGCACTTGTTGCTGGATGGCGTGACGCCTTCCGCCGCAGCCGCCGCAACCGGCTTCGCGGATCAAAGCCACCTCGGACGCCACTTCAAGGCCGTGTTCGGCGTGACACCTGGCGCCGTGGCGCGGCGAAACAGCGCAAGAACGTTCTAG
- a CDS encoding GNAT family N-acetyltransferase, with protein sequence MHTATTPPRISTFQDSFTDEVVGLILHIQNDESKVGISIEDQPELLDINRYFIANGGGFWIALDQQGHVVGTIALQIETATVAVLKKFFVSAAWRGAGMGCASRLYETLLAHARLKGIETILLDTPSVSTRSHAFYRRQGFQQIAAGELPVKYAYPDRDSLLFRLELA encoded by the coding sequence ATGCACACCGCGACCACACCGCCTCGCATCTCCACCTTTCAGGATTCGTTCACCGACGAGGTGGTCGGCTTGATCCTGCATATCCAGAATGACGAGAGCAAGGTCGGTATATCGATCGAGGATCAGCCCGAGCTTCTCGATATCAATCGATACTTCATCGCGAATGGCGGTGGCTTCTGGATTGCACTCGACCAGCAAGGACATGTGGTCGGCACAATCGCCCTGCAGATCGAGACGGCAACGGTTGCCGTGCTGAAGAAGTTCTTTGTGTCGGCAGCGTGGAGAGGCGCGGGGATGGGATGCGCGTCGCGCCTTTACGAAACGCTGTTGGCGCATGCAAGGCTCAAAGGCATCGAAACGATCCTGCTCGATACCCCTTCCGTTTCGACGCGCTCACATGCATTTTATCGACGTCAGGGGTTTCAGCAGATCGCGGCTGGAGAATTGCCCGTCAAGTACGCTTACCCCGATCGGGATTCGTTACTGTTCAGGCTGGAACTTGCCTGA